One segment of Drosophila mauritiana strain mau12 chromosome 3R, ASM438214v1, whole genome shotgun sequence DNA contains the following:
- the LOC117143153 gene encoding G protein-coupled receptor kinase 2, whose amino-acid sequence MELENIVANTVYLKAREGGSDSNKGKSKKWRKILQFPHISQCINLKDKLDISYGYVIDQQPIGRELFRLFCENKRPVYFRYITFLDEVVKYEIEYISNRIFIGHDIGRRFLDVEAQLELRNGSGGDALDAETQEELLLNSSNANPTETAETEHCNNTTANNCNNINNSNNSQHSSDINHKKLDTRNHNGDDATGNGSSHQDDGDESVKCQEGHDDAEKGGGGEGGGGGKCVHVGGYPDELVLDVLNDDLIAQVRNKLNSGGKDIFAQCVNAVKAFLAGEPFREFESSMYFHRYLQWKWLEAQPITYKTFRMYRVLGKGGFGEVCACQVRATGKMYACKKLEKKRIKKRKGESMVLIEKQILQKINSPFVVNLAYAYETKDALCLVLTIMNGGDLKFHIYNMGGEPGFELERARFYAAEVACGLQHLHKQGIVYRDCKPENILLDDHGHVRISDLGLAVEIPEGEMVRGRVGTVGYMAPEVIDNEKYAFSPDWFSFGCLLYEMIEGQAPFRMRKEKVKREEVDRRVKEDPEKYSSKFNDEAKSMCQQLLAKSIKQRLGCRNGRMGGQDVMAHPFFHSTQLNWRRLEAGMLEPPFVPDPHAVYAKDVLDIEQFSTVKGVNIDESDTNFYTKFNTGSVSISWQNEMMETECFRELNVFGPEECPTPDLQINAAPEPDKAGCFPFRRKKKQPARTQPIPIPEHLLTTSHSVSSTTVES is encoded by the exons GTGGTTCCGACAGCAACAAGGGAAAGAGCAAAAAATGGCGCAAGATATTGCAATTCCCACACATATCGCAATGCATCAACCTGAAAGACAAATTAG ATATAAGCTATGGCTACGTGATAGATCAGCAACCCATTGGTCGTGAGCTCTTCCGTCTGTTTTGCGAGAACAAACGGCCCGTCTACTTTCGCTACATCACCTTCCTGGATGAGGTGGTCAA ATACGAGATCGAGTACATCTCGAACCGCATATTCATTGGCCATGACATCGGCCGTCGCTTCTTGGATGTCGAGGCACAGCTGGAGCTGCGCAACGGCAGCGGGGGCGACGCCTTGGACGCCGAGACgcaggaggagctgctgcTCAACAGCAGCAATGCCAATCCAACTGAAACAGCTGAGACTGAACACTGCAACAATACCACCgccaacaactgcaacaacatcaacaacagcaacaactcgCAGCACAGCAGCGACATCAATCACAAGAAGCTGGACACGCGCAATCACAACGGCGACGACGCCACTGGGAACGGGAGCAGCCACCAGGACGACGGGGACGAGAGCGTCAAGTGCCAGGAGGGCCATGACGATGCGGAAAAGGGCGGTGGCGGAGAGGGAGGCGGCGGCGGAAAGTGTGTCCACGTGGGCGGGTATCCCGACGAACTCGTGTTGGACGTGCTCAACGATGATCTCATTGCGCAAGTGCGTAACAAACTCAACAGCGGCGGCAAGGACATCTTTGCCCAGTGTGTGAACGCGGTTAAGGCGTTCCTGGCCGGCGAGCCGTTCCGGGAGTTTGAGAGCTCTATGTATTTTCACCG ATACTTGCAGTGGAAGTGGCTTGAGGCGCAGCCAATCACCTACAAAACGTTTCGCATGTACCGGGTGCTCGGAAAGGGCGGCTTCGGCGAAGTGTGCGCCTGTCAG GTGCGGGCCACTGGGAAAATGTACGCGTGCAAAAAGCTGGAGAAAAAGCGCATCAAGAAGCGCAAGGGCGAGTCGATGGTGTTAATCGAGAAGCAGATACTGCAGAAAATCAACTCGCCGTTCGTGGTCAATCTGGCCTACGCGTACGAGACAAAGGACGCCCTCTGCCTGGTGCTGACCATAATGAATG GCGGCGATTTGAAATTCCACATTTACAACATGGGCGGCGAACCTGGCTTCGAACTGGAGCGTGCCCGCTTCTATGCCGCCGAGGTGGCCTGTGGGCTGCAGCACCTGCACAAGCAGGGCATCGTCTACCGGGACTGCAAGCCCGAAAACATCCTCCTTGACGATCACGGCCATGTGCGCATTTCCGACCTGGGACTGGCCGTCGAGATACCGGAGGGCGAGATGGTGCGCGGCCGGGTGGGCACAGTGG GCTACATGGCCCCCGAGGTCATCGACAACGAGAAGTACGCCTTCTCCCCGGACTGGTTCAGCTTCGGCTGTCTGCTGTACGAGATGATCGAGGGCCAAGCGCCGTTCCGGATGCGTAAGGAGAAGGTCAAGCGCGAGGAGGTGGACAGGCGCGTTAAG GAGGACCCCGAAAAGTATTCAAGCAAGTTTAATGATGAAGCCAAATCAATGTGCCAACAGCTGTTAGCTAAATCGATAAAGCAGCGCCTGGGCTGCCGCAACGGACGCATGGGCGGGCAGGATGTGATGGCCCACCCGTTTTTCCACTCCACCCAGCTCAATTGGCGTCGCCTGGAGGCTGGTATGCTGGAGCCACCCTTTGTGCCAGAC CCGCACGCCGTTTACGCCAAAGATGTGCTCGATATTGAACAGTTCTCTACGGTGAAGGGCGTCAATATCGACGAATCCGACACGAATTTCTATACGAAATTCAACACAGGCTCCGTGTCCATTTCCTGGCAGAACGAGATGATGGAGACCGAGTGCTTTCGGGAACTGAATGTTTTTGGACCCGAGGAGTGTCCCACGCCAGATTTGCAGATCAATGCAGCGCCCGAACCAGACAAGGCGGGCTGTTTCCCCTTTCGCCGGAAG AAGAAGCAGCCGGCTCGCACTCAGCCCATACCCATTCCGGAGCATCTGTTAACCACTAGTCACAGCGTGTCCTCCACGACGGTCGAAAGCTGA